The nucleotide window ATTCAGCAAAAGTTAGCAATGTGTATAAAAAAATAACAGAAAATGAAAATAGTATAGTAGAAGAAAACACTGTTGAAAGATAAAATGATAAACTAAGTTAAAATCTTTAAATAATATTATTTTTCTTTTAAATATTCGTATTAAATGTTTAAAATAATTTTATTTAAAAGATTTTTATTTTTATTTATTTTAAAAATAAAAAATTTCTGATATAACTATTAGAAGGGTATTTTTAACAATTCACAACATATATTTAACGATAAAATGATTTAGAATTGCCAAAGGAGGTTTAATTTTAAAATTGTTGCTAAATTAATATAAATATGATAGAGTGAAAATGTATATGATTTAAAAATATAAATATTGATATTTTTAAAATAAATGACTTTAATTAATTATTTCATTAAAGTAATTAATTAAATATTTAAAAGAAAGAAGAATTTATGGAAATTACTTCAGGATTTAAAACAACTTTAAAAAAATCTTACAAATCAATTAAAAAAAGAATTAATATATTTTTAAAAAAACTTGGTTTTAGTAAAAAGAAAACCTATGAAGTATCAAACCAAGTTGTTACTGAAATGTATGGAACAATAGGTAGATATGTTCAAAAAAATATCGATGATCAAATTGAACCAAAAAGTTTCGGACAAGGAACAATTAAAAACAATTTGGAATTATTTAATCAAACAAGTGGTTTGCCATCATATAGTGAAGCAATCATAAATTCTCAGTCAGACAATCAAGTGAGTGGTTTGCCATCATATAGTGAAATAAAACCACAATTACCGACATATGAGGAAGCAGTCGCAAATATTAAACCATTTGATGAAGAACGTGCTAGAAGATATAAAGAACTTTTACACGAAATGAATATCTTTTTTGCAAAAGAAGCCTTTAAAGTAACAGGCAAAAATTGACCATCAAAGGTAAAGCAAGCGAAACCATTATCACAATTAAAAATTGGACAAAATGGGATAGTGGATGTTGAAGAAAATGAAATATATAGTTTATAAAATAGAAATTTTTCTAAATATTTTTATTTAAAATTTTATTATAAATAAAGACAATATTAAGAAGGGGTTAGGTTATTAAAAATCAAATTTACTACTTTAAATTTATTCAAAAATATACATATACATATTAGTTTTTACAGGCAATTAATATTTTAATTGCTTTTTTATTTTTTTAAAATAATAAGGTGATATATGATATTTATGCTATAATTTTTTTGTATATGGCCAAGGTTACTGGTAAATTACATTAATTTATTTTTTGGAGAAAATATGAGTGTAAGAACTTGACTATCTTCAGTAGCAATTTTATGTTTAGTTCTAGTTATTTATGAAATAATTTTATTAATAAAATATAAAAGAGCTCGGAAAAAAAATTTTAGTAATATGCTAAATGAAACAATAAAAAATTCAAATAAAAATTTAATAAATAAAGAAAAAGATATTGAAAATATTAAAACTAAAGTAGTTAGCATTCTTAGTTATAAAGAAAAAATTAATATTATAGTATTAATTATTGGAATCGTAGGAATGTTCCTTTTTTCTACACTAAGTTTTTTATATGCATAAAAGTAAAAGATTTTCAAAACACCAAAAAGATAGTTTAATCGCTGCGTGTGTTTTTTTCCCGATTGCTAATATCTTTGGTACCATTATTATTTCATTTTTCAAAGTATGAAAAATGCCAGGTTTTACTTTTAGTAAATTTTTTCCTTATTTATGAAAATTTATGTCTGAAAATATCACTTTTGTCTTGATTTGCATTTTAGTTATTTCACTCCTTTTTTGATTAATTGCTTGTTTTATAATATTTGTTGCTGCAAAACATTTTGAAAAAACATATGTTAAAAAAACAGAAACATCAGAATATGGAGGAGCAAAATGAATTGTAAATGAACTAGACAAGAAAGGAAGTATTAAGGAATTTAATAAATTATATCCTGTTCATAATTTACATGATGTTAAAAATAAAGCAGGATGAGTAGTAAGATTTTTGAGAAAAAACAGTAAAATTAATTTTAATGTTCGTGGTAATACACATGCAATATGTTTAGGAGCAACTAATAGTGGGAAATCACAAAAAATTGTAATGCCTTCTGCTATTTATAATAGTTGTTTACCAGAAAGATATAAACCATGTCTAATTTTTACTGATCCTAAAGGAGAATTATATGATGTTTTATCAAAACTATTACAAAAAAATGGTTATGAAGTACTAGTTTTAAATTTACGTGACCCTAAAAATTCGTCTTCTTGAAACCCGTTGGCAATTTCTTACAAGTATTATTATGATTCAGTTACTATTGCAAAAGAGTTAAAATATTTTATAGTTAAAAATCAAAAACATTTGGAAAAATATGTTTGTTATTATCATGATGAATTTAATTGTGCAGAATGTTTTAGAAACATTGTTAACAAAAAAATTGCAATTTTTCGCAATCAATGATTTTTTGATTTAAAAGAAGCACAAGAATTTGTTGAAGCAACTAGAAATGAATTAAAATCATTAGCAATTGAAGAAATTAACGATTTAGTTTTAACAATTTGACCTTTAACTGGTGGGGAAAATGACCATTTTGCAAGTATGGCTGCTAGTATTGCAAAAACAATTATTTTAGGATTATTAGAAATATTAGATGATAATCCAGCGACATTGCCATTAGAAAAATTTAATTTTCCATTAATTAATATGCTTTGTAGTGACCGTAAAAAAATGAAAGCCTGATTTGCTAGTTTACCATCAACATCATTAGCAAAAATTATCGGGGCTAATGCATTAGCAACCGGAGAAAAAGAATTAGGTTCAATATTTTCAACTTTAGACCGTGGATTACAAATATATCAAGATCTTGGTATTCAATCTATTGTATGTAATAATGAAATTGATTTATTTAAGTTTACTGAAAAACCAAAAGCTTTATTTTTAATTATTCCGGATGAAAAAACTAATCGTCATATTTTTGCTTCGTTAATTATTTCTCAGTTATATAAAGCAAATGTAGCAATTGCAACAGAACGAAAAAGTAAACGTTTACCACGAGATATTCAATTTTATTTAGATGAGTTTGGAAATATGCCAACAATTCCTAATTTCCAATCCTTTGTTACGGTTGCTCGGAGCAGGGGAATGTTTTTCCTAATAATTGTTCAAGATTTAGATCAAGTTTATGAAAAATATGGGAAAGAAAATGGAACAGTTATTATTTCAAACTGTAATTTAAATATTTATATTCAAACTAATAATTTTGATACTGCAAAAACATATTCAGATATGTTAGGAACTGAAACAGTTGAAATTTTATCTCATTCACGTTCACGTAGCTTGCAAACAAAACGAATTATGATTGATCCTGTTCAAATAAGAAAAGAAGGAATGGAATTAATTAAACCTAGTGATTTAATGAAATTAAAAAATCCTTATGGAATTATATTTAGTTCGAAAGAAAATCCGGGTCTAGTTTATATGGACTCAGCATGAAAATATAGTAAAGTATTTGGCTTAGGTAAACTTAAAAATACAAAAATAATTAAACCGTTTAATTTTCTTAATAATCATTATTTTGATTTATTTTCATATGTCACATCAGGTCAAGTTGAAATGATGAAAAATGAAATTGAAGAAAAAATTGCAACTATTTTAAAAATTCCTCTTGCAGAACGAACACCTGAACAAATTAAATTGTTAGAAAAATGTAAAAATATTGGAATTAATGTTAATGAAAGTTAATAAATTATTATCGTAGTTACTATCTTTTTAATATTTAGTAAGAAAGATAATAATAGTTATTGAACATCTAAAATAAACATAAAAATTATGTTAAATATTGATTTAAAAGATGTTCTTTTTGTTTTTTTTACTTAAATTCTAAAATAAATATTTATAAAATAAATAAACTAGTAGATAACATAGGCTATTGTTAGTTGTTTTCTGCTTAATAATACTGAAGAAATATGAAAACAAAAATTAAAGTAAAAATTTTTTAATTTTAATAAATTTTTTTAAATAAATGTGATAAGATGAAAATGTATATTTTTTGAAATAAATAATTTTAAAGTAGAACTTCATATTAATTTTTAATAGTTAAAATGTTTATAATTTTAGACCCTTTTCGCGAGAAAGGAAAACTTAAATGAATAACAGTATTATTCCACCGCAGTTGAAAAAACAAAAGCTACGCTTAAAGGATAATTTTTCGTTAGTTGATTTAGGTTTAACTTTAACATATGCAATGTTTGCATTTATGTTAGGTTACAATTTAATCACATTATCAATAATGTTAAGAGTAATTATTGGTATTACTTTTTTCTTATTTTTAATGATGACATTAATTCATTCTGATAAATATAGTGGAAAAATTTATATTATAATTTTTCGAGCATTTGTTTTTTTAGCTAAAAAAAGAAAGTTTGATATTTATAGTAAAAATAATAACACATCCTTATTAATGCCATATAAGAAATTGCATGATATGTGTATTGAAACTACTGTTTTAGAAGGTGGTAAAAAATGATATGTTGGTGCAATTGAAATTAAAGGACTTAATATTACAACATTAGATACAAATGAACAATTATTAAAATTTAATCAATTGGCAAATATGTTTCGTTTAACAGATTGTCAATTAAGTTTAGTAAAAATTGAAAAACCTTATGATTTAGAAAAAAATATTATTAATTTAGATAAAACAGTTGATAAATTAATTAATCTTCGTAGAGACGAAATTTTAACCGCAAAAGGATATAAAAGCCGTTTTGAACAATTAGAAGGTTATCGCAAGCTTTATGAAGATCAAGCTGGTATTTTAGGTTATTCTTTTACTAGTAAAGTATTTGTTTTATTTGTATATGATACTTCATTAAGTAAATTAGAACGAGACATTCATATTATTAAAATGAAGTTAACTGAAACTAATTTGCGAACTATTGATTTGGATAAATATGAGTTAGTTAATACAATTAAACTGATTTTTAATCCATTTGATGAAAAGTTTTCAAATGAAAAAATTGATGAGTATCAAGATAATGTTAATGAGTTATTAGCATTAGATAATATTACCTTTACTAAAAGTGGCTTCCGCATAAATGATGCCCAATTTTCTATTAAAGGAATTCAAAATTATCCAATCTATCCACAAGATGGCTGAGCTGCAAAATTATGTACAACAGATAGTACAGTTATTTTTAACATCTCTAATACAAATATCGATGCGGTTAAAGAACAATTACATCGAGCAATGATTAATGCCCGAACTAATTATTTTTCTGTTAAAAAAACGGTTAATCGTTCAGAAAAAGAACGTGAATATGAATCGTTTGAAAACTTAGTGCAATTAATTGCATCAGGAGAAGAACAAATTAAACGGGTAAATGTTATTTTCTTAAATTATGGTTTTAATCGACATATGTTAAAACAATCAGAAGAAAGACTACATATCTTATTAAAAAGTCTTAATATGAAAATGGATTATTTATTTTTTCGACAAATAAGTGGGTATAGTGCCTTATTACCAAAACCAACTGATCCAACTGCATATCATAATTCTTATGAAATGCCATGTGCAACATTAGGAAATTCATTTCCATTTTTAAATAATGCTTTAGAAGATGAAAAAGGATTATTTGTTGGTTATAACACTACGGGTGATGTAATTTTTACGGACCAATTTAAACGTGGTGGTGATTTTCAAAATTCAAATGCACTATTTATTGGCACAACAGGAGGTGGTAAAACAACAACTGTTAGCAAATTTTTGAATTATCATATCATTAATGGTAGAAAAGTAATTATTATTGATCCAAAACGAGAGTTTGGGAAACTTTGTGATTATCATGATGGAAACTGAATTGATGTTGGTTCTGGACATAAAGGAAATTTTAATCCGCTACAAATTAATGCAAAAATTGATCAATATCAAAATATTAATACAATCATTGGTGACCATTTACAAATTTTAGAAACATTTTTTCATTTTACCCATCCAAGTTTAAAAATGGATGAAGTTGGTTTTTTAACACAACGAATTTTAGATTTATATTTAAAACTAGGTATTAATAATGAAGAAAAATTTAATAAAATGGAAAATAATGACTGACCAATTTTTGATGATTTACTCAATTTTTTAACAAAGCTAGAACCAGATCTTGGTGAAGCAGAAATGCTCCACAAAATTACAAAAATTATTCAATATGATTTTACTGGTTATGGAAAATATGCTGCCTTATGGAACAAACATTCAACTATTACCTTAGATGATAATTTATTAAATGTTTTAGATATTCAAACACTATATTCAAAACAAAAAGTTTTAAAAGCACAAATGTTTTTAATGCTTAATTATATTCGAACAGAAATTAATAATAATCGATTTAATACAGACAATGAAATAATTTTAGCAGTCGATGAAGCACATATTGTTATTGACAAAGACAATCCACAAGCGCTAAAGTTTCTATTTGAAACAGTAAAAATGATTCGTGGTTTTAATGGCGGGGTAATTTTAGTAACACAAAA belongs to Spiroplasma melliferum and includes:
- a CDS encoding type IV secretion system protein VirD4; translation: MHKSKRFSKHQKDSLIAACVFFPIANIFGTIIISFFKVWKMPGFTFSKFFPYLWKFMSENITFVLICILVISLLFWLIACFIIFVAAKHFEKTYVKKTETSEYGGAKWIVNELDKKGSIKEFNKLYPVHNLHDVKNKAGWVVRFLRKNSKINFNVRGNTHAICLGATNSGKSQKIVMPSAIYNSCLPERYKPCLIFTDPKGELYDVLSKLLQKNGYEVLVLNLRDPKNSSSWNPLAISYKYYYDSVTIAKELKYFIVKNQKHLEKYVCYYHDEFNCAECFRNIVNKKIAIFRNQWFFDLKEAQEFVEATRNELKSLAIEEINDLVLTIWPLTGGENDHFASMAASIAKTIILGLLEILDDNPATLPLEKFNFPLINMLCSDRKKMKAWFASLPSTSLAKIIGANALATGEKELGSIFSTLDRGLQIYQDLGIQSIVCNNEIDLFKFTEKPKALFLIIPDEKTNRHIFASLIISQLYKANVAIATERKSKRLPRDIQFYLDEFGNMPTIPNFQSFVTVARSRGMFFLIIVQDLDQVYEKYGKENGTVIISNCNLNIYIQTNNFDTAKTYSDMLGTETVEILSHSRSRSLQTKRIMIDPVQIRKEGMELIKPSDLMKLKNPYGIIFSSKENPGLVYMDSAWKYSKVFGLGKLKNTKIIKPFNFLNNHYFDLFSYVTSGQVEMMKNEIEEKIATILKIPLAERTPEQIKLLEKCKNIGINVNES
- a CDS encoding transfer complex protein TrsE, producing the protein MNNSIIPPQLKKQKLRLKDNFSLVDLGLTLTYAMFAFMLGYNLITLSIMLRVIIGITFFLFLMMTLIHSDKYSGKIYIIIFRAFVFLAKKRKFDIYSKNNNTSLLMPYKKLHDMCIETTVLEGGKKWYVGAIEIKGLNITTLDTNEQLLKFNQLANMFRLTDCQLSLVKIEKPYDLEKNIINLDKTVDKLINLRRDEILTAKGYKSRFEQLEGYRKLYEDQAGILGYSFTSKVFVLFVYDTSLSKLERDIHIIKMKLTETNLRTIDLDKYELVNTIKLIFNPFDEKFSNEKIDEYQDNVNELLALDNITFTKSGFRINDAQFSIKGIQNYPIYPQDGWAAKLCTTDSTVIFNISNTNIDAVKEQLHRAMINARTNYFSVKKTVNRSEKEREYESFENLVQLIASGEEQIKRVNVIFLNYGFNRHMLKQSEERLHILLKSLNMKMDYLFFRQISGYSALLPKPTDPTAYHNSYEMPCATLGNSFPFLNNALEDEKGLFVGYNTTGDVIFTDQFKRGGDFQNSNALFIGTTGGGKTTTVSKFLNYHIINGRKVIIIDPKREFGKLCDYHDGNWIDVGSGHKGNFNPLQINAKIDQYQNINTIIGDHLQILETFFHFTHPSLKMDEVGFLTQRILDLYLKLGINNEEKFNKMENNDWPIFDDLLNFLTKLEPDLGEAEMLHKITKIIQYDFTGYGKYAALWNKHSTITLDDNLLNVLDIQTLYSKQKVLKAQMFLMLNYIRTEINNNRFNTDNEIILAVDEAHIVIDKDNPQALKFLFETVKMIRGFNGGVILVTQNLTDFRMTAELEREASAILNNAQYVGILKLKQKDLHDVSELYSASGGLSESEINFCAGAQRGDMLFMVTDYNRHCLHVELSDFEQQAFGIKLLEN